A part of Streptomyces sp. NBC_01497 genomic DNA contains:
- a CDS encoding RNA-binding protein — protein MLEEALEHLVKGIVDNPDEVRVASRDLRRGRVLEVRVHPDDLGKVIGRNGRTARALRTVVGAIGGRGIRVDLVDVDQVR, from the coding sequence ATGCTCGAGGAGGCTCTCGAGCACCTCGTGAAGGGCATCGTCGACAATCCGGACGAGGTACGTGTCGCGTCGCGCGATCTGCGACGCGGTCGTGTACTCGAAGTCCGGGTGCACCCGGACGACCTCGGCAAGGTGATCGGCCGTAACGGCCGTACCGCCCGCGCCCTGCGCACCGTCGTGGGTGCGATCGGCGGCCGTGGTATCCGCGTCGACCTCGTCGACGTGGACCAGGTTCGCTGA
- a CDS encoding YhfT family protein, with protein MSTVLAASAQLDFSLTQKLTVIVLAALTALISHMALAVFNDGTRPFMLEFIQGRATRAATAAVAFGLSAGFIFGLGAPMALSSGVLNPWLLFLPTDILGILAIRKWMAVLLGGGWGAIVVFGLNGANNVAHKLPVDFLTAMQQMSTPILFLFTLFPVIAVAKQFGRARGGITAVVELAFVIMTMKLWPSVFAGSLAMAAGVLMLIGFAVRKDLLQRKADRAEAAEAAEAAAAAAPEPPVGGIGGSGGGSGGAVLTRTDGGGAVATSTATEEEADLEDPMASLFSASATRLRRHLPLFMLLGAGVCMIAQMHIFGGGEATSFLIAKGHVGEAAQVDFYRVFGFIPLIATTALASGTYGIAGLTLVYPIGYLMPNPILAAVAGALVLALEILGLSSIGKVLGRLPSVRDSSEHLRSAITDTLQLAILFGSLLAANVMGGGLGILVVGGLYLINEAMGRPVVRMAAAPAAVIVGGILLNVLYWLDLFTPVKG; from the coding sequence GTGAGCACAGTGCTCGCAGCGAGCGCCCAGCTGGACTTCTCGCTGACCCAGAAACTGACCGTCATCGTGCTGGCCGCGCTCACCGCGCTCATCTCGCACATGGCACTGGCCGTCTTCAACGACGGCACCCGCCCCTTCATGCTGGAGTTCATCCAGGGGCGCGCCACGCGCGCGGCGACCGCGGCGGTCGCGTTCGGGCTCTCGGCCGGCTTCATCTTCGGCCTGGGCGCACCGATGGCGCTGTCGTCCGGGGTGCTCAATCCGTGGTTGCTGTTCCTGCCCACCGACATCCTCGGCATCCTCGCCATCCGCAAGTGGATGGCGGTGCTGCTCGGCGGTGGCTGGGGCGCGATCGTGGTCTTCGGCCTCAACGGCGCCAACAACGTGGCGCACAAACTGCCCGTGGACTTCCTGACGGCCATGCAGCAGATGTCCACGCCCATCCTGTTCCTGTTCACGCTGTTCCCGGTGATCGCGGTGGCCAAGCAGTTCGGCCGGGCGCGGGGCGGCATCACGGCCGTCGTGGAACTGGCCTTCGTGATCATGACGATGAAGCTCTGGCCGAGCGTCTTCGCGGGTTCCCTCGCGATGGCCGCCGGTGTGCTGATGCTCATCGGGTTCGCCGTGCGCAAGGACCTCCTCCAGCGCAAGGCCGACCGCGCGGAGGCGGCCGAGGCGGCCGAGGCGGCAGCGGCAGCCGCGCCGGAGCCCCCCGTGGGCGGCATCGGCGGGAGCGGGGGCGGGAGCGGCGGCGCCGTCCTGACCCGCACCGACGGCGGGGGCGCCGTGGCCACCAGCACGGCCACGGAGGAGGAAGCGGATCTCGAAGACCCGATGGCCTCCCTGTTCAGCGCGAGCGCGACCAGGCTCCGCAGGCACCTGCCGCTGTTCATGCTGCTGGGCGCCGGCGTCTGCATGATCGCGCAGATGCACATATTCGGCGGTGGCGAGGCGACGAGCTTCCTGATCGCCAAGGGGCACGTCGGCGAGGCGGCGCAGGTCGACTTCTACCGCGTCTTCGGCTTCATCCCGCTGATCGCGACCACCGCGCTGGCCTCCGGCACGTACGGCATCGCGGGCCTGACGCTCGTGTACCCGATCGGGTACCTGATGCCGAACCCGATCCTGGCGGCCGTCGCCGGCGCCTTGGTCCTCGCCCTGGAGATCCTCGGCCTGTCGTCCATCGGCAAGGTCCTCGGCAGGCTCCCGAGCGTCCGGGACTCCTCGGAGCACCTGCGCAGCGCCATCACGGACACCCTGCAACTGGCCATCCTGTTCGGCTCGCTGCTCGCGGCGAACGTGATGGGCGGCGGGCTCGGCATCCTCGTCGTCGGCGGGCTCTACCTCATCAACGAGGCGATGGGCCGGCCCGTGGTGCGGATGGCGGCGGCCCCCGCGGCGGTGATCGTCGGCGGGATCCTCCTCAACGTCCTGTACTGGCTCGACCTGTTCACCCCTGTGAAGGGCTGA
- the yhfZ gene encoding GntR family transcriptional regulator YhfZ has product MTGLDERFLTRNGLAARQLAVLLLNHEPDTRLPRVRDFAEELGVGNGTVQAALQLLEHAGAIETTARGHLGTFLVRSDRSILWRLSGLGTLLAAMPLPYSRRYEGLATGLRRAFEAAGAPFAITFMRGAGARTTALLDGKVDLVVLSRFAADRLIEEHAVELVADLGPATYVGAHGLLVRHGLDVDMSGLRVAVDYASEDQRMLAERVFADRADITWVEASYMQLGEVFQHDMADATVWSLDEAPGRLGPGVDVLPLGDEVTRDLALRNSSAAIIGRTDGAKALAAVRDALDFPTIAHCQNEVLQGKRTPWY; this is encoded by the coding sequence GTGACCGGACTTGACGAGCGTTTCCTGACGCGCAACGGCCTCGCGGCGCGACAGCTCGCGGTTCTCCTGCTGAACCACGAGCCGGACACGCGGCTGCCCCGCGTGCGGGACTTCGCCGAGGAACTCGGCGTGGGAAACGGCACCGTCCAGGCCGCGTTGCAGCTGCTGGAACACGCCGGGGCGATAGAGACGACGGCGCGCGGCCACCTGGGCACGTTCCTCGTCCGCTCCGACCGGTCCATACTCTGGCGCCTGTCCGGGCTCGGCACTCTGCTCGCCGCCATGCCACTGCCGTACTCCCGGCGCTACGAGGGACTCGCGACGGGGCTGCGCCGCGCCTTCGAGGCGGCGGGCGCACCCTTCGCGATCACGTTCATGCGGGGCGCGGGGGCGCGGACGACGGCGCTGCTCGACGGGAAGGTCGACCTGGTGGTGCTCTCCCGCTTCGCCGCCGACCGGCTGATCGAGGAGCACGCCGTGGAACTGGTGGCGGATCTGGGGCCCGCCACCTACGTCGGGGCGCACGGACTGCTGGTGCGCCATGGACTGGACGTCGACATGTCGGGGCTCAGAGTCGCGGTCGACTACGCGTCGGAGGATCAGCGCATGCTGGCGGAGCGCGTCTTCGCCGACCGTGCCGACATCACCTGGGTCGAGGCGTCGTACATGCAGCTGGGTGAGGTCTTCCAGCACGACATGGCCGACGCCACGGTCTGGAGTCTGGACGAGGCGCCCGGTCGGCTCGGGCCCGGCGTCGATGTCCTCCCGCTCGGTGACGAGGTCACACGCGATCTCGCGCTGCGCAATTCGAGTGCGGCGATCATCGGAAGGACGGACGGAGCCAAGGCCCTCGCGGCCGTGCGTGACGCGCTGGACTTCCCGACGATCGCCCACTGTCAGAACGAGGTGCTCCAGGGCAAGCGCACGCCCTGGTACTGA
- a CDS encoding phosphotriesterase family protein has product MQHHLRTVTGPLSVSEVRGPVLAHEHLVLDLDRAGDGAAVLDPEAHAPAVAGELSALRDEFGLSAVVELTCRGMGRDARALARLSAGTDVAVVAATGWYYEPFHPAEVGDSDTGRLTETLLEEIEAGIGTTGVRPGVIGEIGSHGDLPSPAETRVLIASARAACAGGLSLATHAQLGRGGLAQLDILTGAGLAPHRISVGHQDLLDDPAVHRALAAEGAYVAFDTVGKASYQSDGTRLRLLLDLLDAGHADRALLSCDISRHGYLAAEGGQGYGHLFRSFLPKARAAGVDDDLVDLITRRNPLRFLTGADVEEI; this is encoded by the coding sequence ATGCAACACCACCTGCGTACCGTCACCGGGCCGCTGTCCGTGTCGGAGGTACGGGGCCCGGTGCTCGCCCACGAGCACCTGGTCCTGGACCTCGACCGCGCGGGCGACGGGGCGGCCGTCCTCGACCCGGAGGCGCACGCGCCCGCCGTGGCCGGGGAACTCTCCGCCCTGCGCGACGAGTTCGGCCTCTCCGCCGTCGTCGAGCTGACGTGCCGCGGCATGGGACGCGATGCACGCGCCCTGGCCCGGCTGTCGGCCGGGACCGATGTCGCGGTCGTCGCGGCCACCGGCTGGTACTACGAGCCGTTCCACCCCGCCGAAGTCGGCGACAGCGACACCGGCCGCCTCACGGAGACCCTCCTTGAGGAGATCGAGGCGGGCATCGGCACGACGGGCGTCCGGCCCGGCGTCATCGGTGAGATCGGCAGCCATGGGGACCTGCCGAGCCCGGCGGAGACACGGGTGCTGATCGCGTCCGCCCGCGCCGCGTGCGCGGGCGGGCTGTCACTGGCGACCCACGCCCAGCTGGGCCGGGGCGGCCTCGCCCAGCTGGACATCCTCACCGGGGCGGGCCTGGCGCCGCACCGGATCTCCGTCGGTCACCAGGACCTGCTGGACGATCCGGCGGTCCATCGCGCGCTGGCCGCCGAGGGCGCGTACGTCGCCTTCGACACCGTCGGGAAGGCGAGCTACCAGAGCGACGGGACGCGGCTGCGGCTGCTGCTCGACCTGCTCGACGCGGGCCACGCGGACCGGGCGCTGCTGAGCTGCGACATCTCCCGCCACGGCTACCTGGCGGCCGAGGGCGGACAGGGCTACGGACACCTGTTCCGGTCCTTCCTGCCCAAGGCGCGCGCGGCGGGTGTCGACGACGACCTCGTGGACCTCATCACGCGCCGCAATCCCCTGCGCTTCCTCACCGGCGCAGATGTCGAGGAGATCTGA
- the rimM gene encoding ribosome maturation factor RimM (Essential for efficient processing of 16S rRNA): protein MQLVVARIGRAHGVRGEVTVDVRTDEPEVRLGPGAVLTTDPAAAGPLTIATGRVHSGRLLLRFEGVADRGGAEALRNILLIAEVDPEELPEDPDEFYDHQLMDLDVVLTDGTEVGRITEISHLPSQDLFIVERPDGSEVMIPFVEEIVTEIDLEEQRAVIDPPPGLIAPVEDATDAAGDAAAATEGDPGTARTGTDSAGRDVGREDGTR from the coding sequence GTGCAGTTGGTAGTTGCCCGGATCGGCCGCGCGCACGGAGTGCGGGGCGAGGTCACCGTCGACGTCAGGACGGACGAACCCGAGGTCAGGCTCGGCCCCGGCGCGGTCCTCACCACCGATCCTGCGGCGGCGGGCCCGCTGACCATCGCGACGGGCCGGGTGCACAGCGGACGGCTCCTGCTGCGCTTCGAAGGAGTCGCCGACCGTGGCGGCGCCGAGGCGCTGCGCAACATCCTGCTGATCGCCGAGGTCGACCCCGAGGAACTGCCGGAGGATCCGGACGAGTTCTACGACCACCAGCTGATGGACCTGGACGTCGTCCTCACCGACGGCACCGAGGTGGGTCGCATCACGGAGATCTCCCACCTGCCCTCGCAGGACCTGTTCATCGTGGAGCGCCCCGACGGCAGCGAGGTCATGATCCCGTTCGTCGAGGAGATCGTCACCGAGATCGATCTGGAGGAGCAGCGGGCCGTCATCGACCCGCCGCCGGGCCTGATCGCCCCCGTAGAGGACGCGACGGACGCTGCGGGTGACGCCGCGGCGGCCACCGAGGGTGATCCCGGCACGGCGCGGACCGGTACGGACTCCGCAGGTCGCGACGTGGGCCGCGAGGACGGCACCCGATGA
- the proS gene encoding proline--tRNA ligase: MAKAPVLTPRADDFPRWYQDLINKAELADNGPVRGTMVIRPYGYGLWERMQSEMDARIKEAGVSNAYFPLFIPQSYLTREAEHVEGFAPELAVVTHAGGKELEEPVVVRPTSETIINEYFSKWVQSYRDLPLLINQWANVVRWEMRPRVFLRTTEFLWQEGHTAHATYEDARAFAERIHREVYGEFMSDLLAIDVVLGRKTRRERFAGAVNTLTLEGMMGDGKALQLGTSHELGQNFARAFNTQYLSKEGTQELVWQTSWGASTRMVGGLIMSHGDDNGLRVPPRLAPVQVVVLAIKEDGAVLSAARQLAARLKEAGVRVQVDDRTDTPFGRRAVDWELKGVPVRVEIGPRDVAAGTAMLARRIPGGKEPVALDALPGLLPGLLEEDQAQLLRESRERREARTVDVATIEEAVEASATGWARIPWADLGVEGEAKLAEQGVTVRCLVGEDGSVPQSDDTPGTIALIARAY; encoded by the coding sequence ATGGCAAAAGCACCCGTACTCACGCCGCGGGCGGACGACTTTCCCCGCTGGTACCAGGATCTGATCAACAAGGCCGAGCTGGCCGACAACGGCCCCGTGCGCGGCACGATGGTGATTAGGCCGTACGGGTACGGTCTGTGGGAGCGGATGCAGTCCGAGATGGACGCCCGCATCAAGGAAGCGGGCGTTTCCAACGCGTACTTCCCGCTCTTCATCCCGCAGTCCTATCTGACCCGGGAGGCGGAGCACGTCGAGGGCTTCGCCCCGGAGCTCGCCGTCGTCACCCACGCCGGTGGCAAGGAGCTGGAGGAGCCGGTGGTCGTCCGGCCGACCTCCGAGACGATCATCAACGAGTACTTCTCCAAATGGGTGCAGAGCTACCGGGACCTGCCCCTGCTGATCAACCAGTGGGCCAACGTGGTCCGCTGGGAGATGCGGCCCCGGGTCTTCCTGCGCACCACCGAGTTCCTCTGGCAGGAGGGGCACACCGCGCACGCGACCTACGAGGACGCCCGCGCCTTCGCGGAGCGCATCCACCGTGAGGTCTACGGCGAGTTCATGTCCGACCTGCTCGCCATCGACGTCGTACTCGGCCGCAAGACCCGGCGCGAGCGCTTCGCCGGTGCCGTCAACACCCTGACGCTGGAAGGCATGATGGGCGACGGCAAGGCCCTCCAGTTGGGTACGAGCCACGAGCTCGGGCAGAACTTCGCGCGCGCCTTCAACACGCAGTACCTCTCCAAGGAAGGCACCCAGGAGCTGGTCTGGCAGACGTCCTGGGGCGCCTCCACCCGCATGGTCGGCGGGCTGATCATGTCGCACGGCGACGACAACGGCCTGCGGGTACCGCCCCGGCTCGCGCCCGTCCAGGTCGTCGTCCTCGCGATCAAGGAGGACGGGGCCGTCCTGAGTGCCGCGAGGCAGCTCGCCGCGCGCCTCAAGGAGGCCGGTGTCCGGGTGCAGGTCGACGACCGCACCGACACCCCGTTCGGCCGCCGTGCCGTCGACTGGGAGCTCAAGGGCGTCCCCGTGCGGGTCGAGATCGGCCCGCGCGACGTCGCGGCCGGCACGGCGATGCTGGCCCGCAGGATCCCCGGCGGCAAGGAGCCCGTCGCCCTGGACGCGCTGCCGGGGCTGCTGCCCGGCCTCCTTGAGGAGGACCAGGCGCAACTGCTGCGCGAATCCCGGGAGCGCCGTGAGGCGCGCACGGTGGACGTGGCGACGATCGAGGAGGCCGTCGAGGCCTCCGCGACCGGCTGGGCCCGCATCCCGTGGGCCGATCTGGGTGTGGAGGGCGAGGCCAAGCTGGCCGAGCAGGGTGTGACGGTGCGGTGCCTGGTCGGGGAGGACGGATCGGTCCCGCAGTCCGACGACACGCCGGGCACGATCGCCCTCATCGCCCGCGCTTACTGA
- a CDS encoding PRD domain-containing protein yields the protein MDDQLALRIQLFRESGQVRPEVAAFVTEELTALADGGDTVTEDTAGMLTSHLMMALTRLLDGEPIAAFPTDEQVTAELDGHPDAVARAREVSGRAERALGAALPDSEINFLALHLAVLAQHSPA from the coding sequence ATGGACGACCAACTCGCCCTCCGCATCCAGCTGTTCCGCGAGAGCGGCCAGGTGCGTCCGGAGGTCGCCGCCTTCGTCACGGAGGAACTGACGGCCCTGGCCGACGGGGGCGACACCGTCACGGAGGACACGGCGGGCATGCTCACCAGCCATCTGATGATGGCCCTGACCCGCCTGCTGGACGGCGAGCCCATCGCCGCCTTCCCCACGGACGAACAGGTGACGGCCGAGCTCGACGGCCATCCGGACGCTGTGGCACGGGCCCGCGAGGTCTCCGGCCGCGCCGAACGCGCGCTGGGCGCGGCCCTGCCCGACTCGGAGATCAACTTCCTGGCCCTGCACCTGGCCGTCCTCGCCCAGCACTCCCCCGCCTGA
- a CDS encoding alanine racemase — MFLDTVLTRNPSLVDTAAALHRSGVIPPDTYVLDADAVEANAALLATEAERLGLTLWFVVKQLGRNPELIRAISRHIPDFAAIDPIEARLLHATGARAGNLGHLVQIPPRDLPEMLAWRPEAVTVFDLANARAVSAAATELGLVQDVLVRLEGAPGSVYPGQEGGVPLEQLDEFAARAERLPGIRIAGITAFPCVLCDPVSGLPAPTPTFELALKAKDLLASRGHGDMKLSAPSATSMASLPLLAELGATHGEPGHSLTGTTPLHAVDPHQPEQPAYVYVTEVAHTLADGRPALHGGGFYARAGIREALLPTSGVRLAVHPSPAENIDYYRLLDAPGRADDARVGDTAVLAFRTQIFVTRSTVAVVSGLSTGSPRLSGLYDALGRAL; from the coding sequence GTGTTCCTCGACACCGTCCTCACCCGTAATCCCTCCCTCGTCGACACCGCCGCGGCGCTCCACCGCTCGGGCGTCATTCCGCCCGACACGTATGTACTGGACGCCGACGCCGTCGAGGCGAACGCCGCGCTGCTCGCCACCGAGGCCGAGCGCCTCGGGCTCACGCTCTGGTTCGTCGTCAAGCAACTGGGCCGCAACCCCGAGTTGATCCGTGCGATCTCCCGGCACATCCCGGACTTCGCCGCGATCGATCCCATCGAGGCCCGGCTGCTGCACGCCACGGGCGCCCGCGCCGGCAACCTCGGCCACCTGGTGCAGATCCCGCCGCGCGACCTGCCGGAGATGCTCGCCTGGCGCCCCGAGGCCGTCACGGTCTTCGACCTCGCCAACGCCCGCGCCGTCTCGGCCGCCGCGACGGAGCTCGGCCTGGTGCAGGACGTCCTCGTACGGCTCGAAGGCGCGCCCGGTTCCGTCTATCCCGGTCAGGAGGGCGGGGTGCCCCTGGAGCAGCTCGACGAGTTCGCCGCGCGGGCCGAGCGGCTTCCCGGCATCCGGATCGCGGGGATCACCGCGTTCCCGTGTGTGCTGTGCGACCCGGTCAGCGGCCTGCCCGCCCCGACCCCCACGTTCGAACTGGCCCTCAAGGCCAAGGACCTGCTCGCCTCACGGGGCCATGGGGACATGAAGCTGAGCGCACCGAGCGCCACCTCCATGGCGTCGCTGCCGCTCCTCGCCGAACTGGGTGCCACGCACGGCGAACCCGGCCACTCCCTGACCGGCACCACCCCGCTGCACGCCGTCGATCCGCACCAGCCGGAACAGCCGGCGTACGTGTACGTCACCGAGGTGGCGCACACCCTCGCGGACGGGCGCCCCGCCCTGCACGGTGGCGGGTTCTACGCGCGCGCCGGGATCCGCGAGGCGCTGCTGCCCACGAGCGGCGTCCGGCTGGCGGTGCATCCCTCACCTGCCGAGAACATCGACTACTACCGGCTGCTCGACGCGCCCGGGCGGGCCGACGACGCACGCGTCGGCGACACCGCCGTACTCGCCTTCCGCACCCAGATCTTCGTCACCCGCTCGACGGTCGCCGTCGTCTCCGGCCTGTCCACCGGCTCGCCCCGGCTCAGCGGCCTGTACGACGCACTCGGCCGGGCGCTGTAG
- a CDS encoding methyltransferase domain-containing protein, producing MTRTLVDDHRLHRNTAGATAPATPSTADVSPRARDWAEIQERMLVPLYEAVYERLEVRDGTRLLALGCGSGLSLLMAATLGAEVTGVDFDRDLLALADERLHAGAVPARRPAAAAPGRLLRPERIADASEPGRAPFDVITSFPPVGSVAGDTRSPAPALRRAVPLARQGAPVVLAGWGPPERCAAAGVLGVAGRLTDRLRKGTWRPAHRDDLEDVAARAGLRPDGSGRVSCPFGYADLASAVRGMLSTGVFDGAVRATDRRQVEKEMAEALHPHVRKDGTVWMPNVFRYLIARVP from the coding sequence ATGACAAGGACGCTCGTCGATGACCACAGGCTGCACCGGAACACGGCCGGGGCGACGGCCCCCGCGACGCCGAGCACGGCGGACGTGAGCCCGCGCGCCCGGGACTGGGCCGAGATCCAGGAACGGATGCTGGTGCCACTGTACGAAGCGGTCTACGAGCGGCTCGAAGTACGTGACGGGACCAGGCTGCTCGCCCTGGGCTGCGGCTCGGGGCTCTCGCTGCTGATGGCGGCCACGCTCGGCGCGGAGGTCACCGGCGTGGACTTCGACCGGGACCTGCTGGCACTCGCGGACGAACGGCTGCACGCGGGCGCCGTGCCCGCGCGGCGCCCTGCCGCGGCGGCGCCCGGACGACTGCTGCGGCCGGAGCGCATCGCGGACGCCTCGGAGCCCGGTCGCGCGCCGTTCGACGTCATCACCTCCTTTCCCCCGGTGGGGTCGGTGGCCGGGGACACCAGGAGTCCGGCGCCCGCGCTGCGCCGGGCGGTGCCGCTGGCCCGGCAGGGCGCGCCCGTCGTGCTGGCCGGCTGGGGGCCGCCGGAGCGGTGCGCCGCGGCCGGGGTGCTGGGGGTGGCAGGGCGGCTGACGGACCGGCTGCGCAAGGGCACGTGGCGGCCCGCCCACCGGGACGACCTGGAGGACGTGGCAGCGCGTGCCGGCCTGCGGCCCGACGGCTCCGGGAGGGTGTCCTGCCCGTTCGGCTACGCGGACCTGGCGAGCGCGGTGCGCGGCATGCTCTCGACCGGCGTGTTCGACGGAGCGGTCCGGGCCACCGACAGGCGCCAGGTGGAGAAGGAGATGGCGGAGGCGCTCCATCCGCACGTGCGCAAGGACGGCACGGTGTGGATGCCGAACGTCTTCCGGTACCTGATCGCCCGCGTGCCGTGA
- a CDS encoding DUF2620 domain-containing protein, translated as MTKILTGGVGKTEVAKTVSDLGIEGVTVTVSNDMDAAMKLRARQADYYLGTCHTGAGASLGVLLGLVGAAKCHTFGRSVPTEEKITALLAEGKTVFGFAIDQIDVIAPLMARAIAARG; from the coding sequence ATGACGAAGATCCTCACCGGCGGCGTCGGCAAGACCGAGGTCGCGAAGACCGTCTCCGACCTCGGCATCGAAGGCGTCACCGTCACGGTCTCCAACGACATGGACGCGGCGATGAAGCTGCGCGCCCGTCAGGCCGACTACTACCTGGGCACCTGCCACACCGGCGCGGGCGCCTCCCTCGGCGTGCTGCTCGGCCTCGTCGGAGCGGCCAAGTGCCACACGTTCGGCCGCTCCGTGCCGACCGAGGAGAAGATCACCGCGCTGCTCGCCGAAGGCAAGACCGTCTTCGGCTTCGCGATCGACCAGATCGACGTCATCGCCCCCCTCATGGCACGCGCCATCGCGGCGCGGGGCTGA
- a CDS encoding aminotransferase class V-fold PLP-dependent enzyme, with protein sequence MPHGTPPTPPTSTASTAGTAGARPSGATLPETHPLPTVPLEDAVRAQYRLLECTAAHFEGPQLFAADTGVVPGLGRPRTTAGVEAVLADFLGAEDAALVQGAGTGAIRAALQAGVSAGEPLLIHRAPVYRTTAVTLRGLGVESVEVDFNDTAALESALGTGRFRWAYVQHSRQRLTDAYDPAVVLAACAAAGVRTVVDDNYAVLRVPASGVELGADASCFSLFKLHGPEGVGAVVGSRDLVERVRADNYSGGGQVQGHQALDALRALTHVPVMWALQSRVGAEIAERLAAGEVPGVADVRLANVQDRCLIVLLDEPVARELPAVAARYGAAPYPVGSNSRYEIAPLFYRMSGSSLDDAPELADRAVRINPMRAGADLVIEILRRSLHDLKG encoded by the coding sequence ATGCCGCACGGCACACCCCCCACACCCCCCACCTCCACCGCATCCACCGCCGGCACGGCCGGCGCGCGGCCGTCCGGGGCCACGCTCCCCGAGACCCATCCCCTGCCCACCGTGCCGCTGGAGGACGCCGTCCGCGCGCAGTACCGGCTGCTGGAGTGCACGGCGGCACACTTCGAGGGCCCGCAGCTGTTCGCCGCGGACACCGGCGTCGTACCGGGCCTCGGCAGGCCCCGTACGACCGCCGGGGTGGAAGCGGTCCTCGCCGACTTCCTGGGCGCCGAGGACGCCGCGCTCGTCCAGGGCGCCGGCACCGGTGCCATCCGGGCCGCGCTCCAGGCCGGCGTCTCCGCGGGCGAACCGCTGCTCATCCACCGGGCGCCCGTGTACCGCACGACCGCCGTCACACTGCGCGGCCTCGGCGTGGAAAGCGTCGAGGTCGACTTCAACGACACCGCCGCCCTCGAATCGGCTCTCGGCACCGGCCGGTTCCGGTGGGCCTACGTACAGCACAGCAGGCAGCGCCTCACCGACGCCTACGATCCCGCGGTCGTGCTGGCCGCCTGCGCCGCCGCCGGGGTGCGCACGGTCGTGGACGACAACTACGCGGTGCTGCGCGTCCCGGCCTCGGGAGTCGAACTGGGCGCCGACGCCTCCTGCTTCTCCCTGTTCAAGCTGCACGGTCCGGAGGGTGTGGGTGCCGTCGTGGGCTCCCGCGACCTGGTCGAGCGGGTCCGCGCGGACAACTACTCGGGTGGCGGCCAGGTCCAGGGTCACCAGGCGCTCGACGCGCTGCGCGCGCTGACCCACGTGCCCGTCATGTGGGCGCTGCAGTCGCGGGTGGGCGCCGAGATCGCCGAACGGCTGGCCGCCGGGGAGGTCCCGGGCGTCGCCGACGTACGCCTGGCGAACGTCCAGGACCGCTGCCTGATCGTCCTGCTCGACGAGCCCGTGGCGCGGGAACTCCCCGCCGTCGCCGCCCGGTACGGCGCGGCTCCCTACCCGGTGGGATCCAACTCCCGTTACGAGATCGCGCCGCTCTTCTACCGCATGTCCGGCTCGTCCCTCGACGACGCACCCGAACTCGCCGACCGGGCCGTACGGATCAACCCGATGAGGGCCGGCGCGGACCTCGTGATCGAGATCCTGCGCCGCTCCCTGCACGACCTGAAGGGCTGA
- the rpsP gene encoding 30S ribosomal protein S16: MAVKIKLKRLGKIRAPHYRIVVADSRTRRDGRAIEEIGLYHPIENPSRIQVNAERAQYWLSVGAQPTEPVLAILKLTGDWQAHKGLPAPEPLKQPEPKADRSGLFEAAAKEAGDEPKGEAITQKAKKAEKKADEAEPSAAVESTEA; encoded by the coding sequence GTGGCAGTCAAGATCAAGCTGAAGCGTCTGGGCAAGATCCGTGCGCCTCACTACCGCATCGTCGTCGCCGACTCCCGTACCCGCCGTGACGGCCGGGCCATCGAGGAGATCGGCCTGTACCACCCGATCGAGAACCCCTCGCGCATCCAGGTCAACGCGGAGCGCGCGCAGTACTGGCTCTCCGTCGGCGCTCAGCCGACCGAGCCGGTTCTCGCCATCCTGAAGCTGACCGGTGACTGGCAGGCGCACAAGGGCCTGCCCGCCCCCGAGCCGCTGAAGCAGCCGGAGCCGAAGGCCGACCGCAGTGGACTCTTCGAGGCCGCCGCCAAGGAAGCCGGTGACGAGCCCAAGGGTGAGGCGATCACCCAGAAGGCGAAGAAGGCCGAGAAGAAGGCCGACGAGGCCGAGCCCTCGGCCGCCGTCGAGTCGACCGAGGCCTGA